The DNA region TGGTCTCACATACATTTCATGTATTGCTGAATGCTGATTCATGATTCATGTGTGCTAAATGAATGTTACCTCAACTACTTTAACGGTCCCCCATTATGTTCAGGTGTCCTGcgagaatatttttttatgctCAAAAATGACATTCTTTTCTCATACTGCACATAGCGGCTGCAGCCCTTTAGTCTCTTTCCCGCTCATGTTTAACTTATGTCTCTTTTAGCTTATGTCCCCCTCTTGAAAAGCCCAACCCGCTCTAATTTGTGCCCATAGGTGTATTATAAGAACTGCGTACTGGACTACTGCTCAGCTTCGCTTCCAATTTTTCCTAGAGGCCACTTGTGGTATTGCAACCAAAAAATCCTCTGTggcccaaaaagcattttctccGTAGACCACTATTATAAGAGACCTCTGTAAAACTGCTGACAGCTTTGAATGtagtaaattattattattactatttgtattgtatattttaagCCATGGGAGTTTAATctttctaaaacattttcaaagccaTTCACCAGTGTGGCTAGGACAGAGGCATGATGTGGTGGACACTACTGAGCACATTCAGTGGCCTGCATAACCCAGGACCTAACCTGGTGTATATGCCTCCAGTAACTGAGCAGACTGTACCATGTTTCATAGTAACTGTGATCTTTTCACTTAAGAAGTTTTTACTTTTCGGGCATTTTCATATCTATCCGTCAAAATATTTGTCAAAGCTGCAGATTACCTGTTTGATATCCTTTTCAGTACTGCAGAGAATATTGTTAAGTTTGTATAATGATCGGTCAGACTGTGAAACAGAAATGTCTCGGTTGTGACTGTGACTCAAAGgaagagtgggtcgtccctaAATCagaaggttggtggttcgatatgagtcagcgtgtccttgggcaagacactgaaccccagcttgctcctgaagcagagcttcagtgtgtgaatgagtgtgaaagaatagtctcctcctgtatgaatgttgtgtaaatggatgaatgaggatgtcatgtaaaagcgctttgagtggtcaaaatgactagaaagggtctatacaaatacagaacatttaccatttagcCTTTCTACTACTTTTGAAAAATACCAAAACTCTccataaaaataaagtaatttattcacatccaaataaaaatgtaaatattcattGAATATATAATGCACAGAGTGGCTAAGTCATAATTTTCATGTAAACTGTCAATCAACATAAAGGGTTTCTTGTACACTAAGTGTTGGCTAGTAATAGAGCTCTCTGGTCACAGTGGTCATCCTGACACGTCCTCTTGTGTGTATAAGATGACATGATGCTGCTGGCTGTTGTGCTGTCTTTAGGACACCACTTGACTGAAGGTCCAAGGAATACCAGAGGTCCATCACACAGATGACCTGTAAAACATGACAGATTCAGTGTTAATTGTTCACAAGTACATGGCAACATTACAGCATAACCACAAACGTAGTAGTAATATTAGTACTAACATGTTATACACAGAGTAAGGTCTGATATGATTCATCGAATACAATATGGACAAGATAAGTACAGTATTTACAATGGTATAAATAGGAGTATACTATGGACAAGACATTTGTAACTACACTACTGACAGCACAATAAAGTTCCTGTTGCAAAAAGCAGCTTTTTCCCAAGTGAGACTTGTTGTTTATAATAGAGAGGCCAAGCCCCACCCCTTTTGTCGGACCACCATAGGaccttatttcagaaaaaatatgTATGGTAATCAACAGTGAGACACAAATaattttatgaattaattttcatGAATCACACATATTGTATTTGTCAATTTAAAAGATGACTTTGCAAGTCAAGACTGTTTTAGACTGTTTGTAGTTTGCCATTAAACTGAAATGTTGAGCTGTTGAAGACCATGAATATATTTTTGCTTGGAACATAGCTAAGTTAGCTAAGCTAGCAGGTGATGTATATTGTTCAAAATGAGAGGATGTAGTTCACCGCGTGGTTTCACACAGAACTAACTATGTCTAAACTAAATGTCTTTGGGGCAACGACATTTTGATACTTGAAACGTGTAATTCATGGTGCCAttcaaacagggaaaaaaatgtcAGCTTCTGGTACTTTTTAAATAAGGTCCCATGGAACATACCAGACTGTTACTGGCACTCTTCTAGTCTCAACCTACTGCTAGTTTCTACTACTTTTTTAGTTGGTTCTGACTAGTGCTTCATGGGCTGAGCAGGTTAGCTGCTGGGTGCTAACCAAATTACACAAAGTGTCAAGCAATCAATTCATGCAATTTGACAATTTCTTTTTCACACTTCACTATATAATTACCTTTAAGGCATGTCTATaacgttacagcagcaacacacaaaTACCGGCGAGGGTCACAGCAGAACAGGCTTATAGTACCATGAAAAAACAGTTAGCTGGTCCAACTCCTCTCGTCACTGAGTTGGTTTCAAATGAGGCTTAGCGTTAACAGTTTCTCTCGGGTGTCCCTCAGTGTTACAATATTACCAATCCAACACTCATCACTTCAGCCTGTGGTGATTACAGTACATCCTTGCCACATTAACTGTGCAACATACTAATGCCAAGTTCAACAGGTTACCCTCCAAATCAAgcagtaaaacaacaaaaacacagcaaaacttacagcttccaagtctgaagtCAGGTCACAGACTGCTGGTATCGTCCGTCCTGGAGCTTGTGCTGTTACCAGTTCTCCTTAGAAAGCAGTCggagtaaaacacacagttgtcCAATGGTCTATCCAAAATAAATCCTACGGTCTTCAATtcctcagatggtgggaggacatgcTATGTTGATTTTCACTGCCATCAGACCAATTGGCGTGCTACCAgtgacatctttgtgttacctGCAGCCAGCCTTGGCAAGCAAAAAACAATGGCCAACAGTGAGGAGGATGTGGGCGAGGACCATTAGCCTGCTGAAGGTGCTGGAGGAGGTCCTATGTCCAACAGGTCCCCTTGATCCTGACATCAGGAGGGGAGTCGAAtctaaatggtgtgttttcacacatatttactgaaagatggcGTTACAGATACTGAAAGATGGGGCTGGGATAGAATGCAAGTTAATGCGACAATTATTTTATCGCGCATTAAcgcagttgtttttattattattattattttgaaggTCCGTTGCTCACTGGCTctgaaacacatacagacaaaccgTGGGTCACAAGAGGGGTGGGATCAGTATTGGCTTGGGATGGACGTCATCACGCGTCTCGACCAATGAGAGCATTTGGGGTGGGCTTTAGGTCGCTTTCACACCAGAGCTGTTTGGTCCGCCTTAAACGGACCAGAGTTTGTTTCCTCGGATAGTCTGCTTCGTTTGGGCAGGTGTGAAGCTCATCCGAACTCTGGTGCGGACCAAACAAGCGAAATCTGGTCCGCCTGCCTGAAAACGTGGGTCATGGTTCACTTGCAAGTGAACCCTGGTGCGGTTCGCTTACAGTGGGAAATGCAAACCGACTATCCAGCGAACCAAAGAGAGGACATGaaccaaagagaggaagtgaaccaaagagaggaagtgacgTAGAGCGCTGTGCATTTTGggtagagaaaaaaacaaagacaagaagcagaggtaaacaaagaaaaagttggAAAATGTCTCGTTGGCAGACGTGGAATAGTGAGGAGGTGCAGGTGCTTATTGATATATGGTCAGAGGACTATATACCGCAGTTGGTTCGTTTTTAAGTTGAGATCTACAAGAAATATTTTAACTGCGACTGTGTAAAGGGAATACTGCTGTTAAAAAGCACCTTATTTGTTTAAAGTGTCTGCAAACCAAATGTTATTGCACTGTTGCTCAAATAGCAGTACTAAAATCTGTATCTCTGTTAGCAAGTGATAAatgcaacacagacagactgcagcaaGGTAAAGGTACCTGTTGTGAAATAGCCTTAAATAGTCTAGAAAGTTACACAATTGGGTATTGACATGCTCTATATGAAAAGTGTATTGAGGCAATGTTTGTTATGAATAGGTACTATACAAATACAGCTTGCTTACATGGGTTTTTGTCTGTAATTGTCTGTAGGTATGAGTGTAAGTGTGAGTGggttgtttgtctctatgtgttggccctgtctggcgaccagtccaggttgtaccccacctcttgcccaaagtcatCTTAGATTGGCTCCAGAcccctgcgacccttaaggataagcagtatagacaattGATgcatgaatggatggatgaatgactAATTGATTGACAATTCAGGACATAAAGCTGATTAACGCAATTTGATACAACATTCTAACCTATTCCACATCTTTCATAAATTGAAGGTATTATTCAATTTTCAAATCCCACTAAAACATTCAACCTTGTTTGAACCTAAAGGTGTAATGGAAGTCAATTGAAAATTCTTCAAACCCTCTAATCTTCAACTTCTCCAAATTTCTTCATGCATTCATGTAGCAACTCCATTCCAACTTAAAACATTAATGACTCTTAGGACTTTCTAACATTAATTCAACACATATTCAAACCTTAAAGTGTTCCACATATTTAGTACATGCCACACATCTTTTGCACGTCTTCATACATCTCCAGCTGATTTTTCATGATTTTTACATTAATGACTACATATAAAAAGGTGCCATTCAGAGTGACAATCCCACTGCGAATTATCAAATTCTCGTCAGCTCTGTTGCTATGTATCCTCTTTTAAGTCACTGTTTTCAAGCACCAATTGGCCAAGGACAGTCCAAATTCTACTTATATTCATCAGGTAGACACAGACACCTcttcaaatgaatgataatgctgCTCGATAAATGTTGGATGTGTTTTGCCAAATCACTAATCTCAATCAATAATCTCTTTCCCCTGTTCCAGAAATCATCCCggttcagctgcagcagaactgTGCCATGATTATCCCTGTGGTGGTTTTGCtggtgctcctgttgctctctGGACCCAAGTCCTCTCTCCAGGGAGAGACTGAGGAAATGGGGAACAGTGATGAAATCCTGGAGAGAGAGTTTATCTATCCACCAAAACGCCAAAAACGTGCCGTGGTCAGCCACAGTGCTTCCCAAACAGACAAATGTTCTTACACTTTTATTGTCcctcagcagaaaaacaacGGAGCCATCTGTGTGAACTCTAAAGAGCCTGAAGCCCTGCTACAGAATCGGGTCAATAAGCAGGAGCTGGATCTGCTCAACACTGAGCTGCAGAAGCAGCGGCGGCAGATTGAAGCACTTCAGCAGTTGGTAGAGGTAGATGGGGGTGTCATCAATGAAGTCAAACTACTCCGCAAAGAAAGCCGCAACATGAACTCCCGAGTTACACAGCTCTACATGCAGCTGCTGCATGAGATTATCCGCAAACGAGACAATGCTCTGGAGGTGTCACAGCTGGAGACCCGCGTGCTCAACCACACAAACGAGATGGGAAGGCTAGCTGCACGCTACCGCGACCTGGAACATAAGTACCAGCATCTGTCAGCCCTCGCAAGCAACCAGAGTGCTCTCCTGGTGCGGCTGGAGGAACACTGTAAGTGGGGAGGATATTCATACAGTGTGGGGCAGGAGAGGAGCCGTCTTATCCATCCACAGCCTCCTGTGATGCCTCAGCATCCTCTGCAGAGGCCTGCCGTGTCTCCTGGAGGCTACAGACCCTACCATCCACCTACCTACACACGCCACACCAGCAACCCAATGACTAATGAGATACAGAGTGACCAGAACTCTAAGGCATTACCAGCTCCACTACCCACAATGCCAAGTGCTACATACAGCTTCACAAATGAGCCCTCTGGTAAGTAGATGATCACAGTGACAGTTTTATCTCCTTCTGAGGTCTATTATTGTGGCAAACACAGTCCACAGATTGTCCAATGCATCACAAAGCTGAGAGAAATATTACCTCCAATAACTAAAACAATAACTTGCTACAGCCCCACAATAAATtgattgaacaaaaaaaaggaaaaaaacaaaatatttgtatttgcaATTAGAAGGGCATAAATGGGCAGTGAATGTtatcaaacaacaaaataaaaaagttggATGACTTTGTTCACTTTCAATGCCACACTGAGTAAAACCCTAACAGATTTTTGGATGATTTCCTCCATGTGACCATAACCCTTTAATAAGATTTGCTGAGTTGTTGTATTTCAAAGTAACATTGCAATTTGTACAAGTGgacatgcaaaagaaaaaaagtctcagAAAGCTGAAAAACTGAATTAGCAACTAGTTTTAAGGATTTTTtagatagaaaagaaaagatgtgaACCCAggcacatatgcacatacacatactttGCCCCCCTCTAGTGTTTATcctctacacacacattaaagtaTAACAGTAATGCTGCAAAACACAAGGCTTTCAAGGGGTCCAAGTTGGACAAATGAAACCTGTAACCACTGCACATTGTGGTAACtgtgctgtctctgtgtttctatgTGATGTCTCCTGAGGTTACCAAGAAATACAGAGCAGTTTTGCTCACAGTAGAAAAGCATTTGTCATATTTGGAACACATAACACACTGTCAGCAGTAACTTCACTTTTCCATGTATTAGTTACTTCATTGTGACTTGCACCAGTTGTTTGAATTATCATGATGATGTTTATAGCATGGTCAGTCATAAAAGCCTTCGTAGATCAATGGACAGTACACAGCTTTGTTAGTCAGCATTCAGTCTCTGTTGCAGGTCCTTTCAAAGACTGTCTAGAGGCTTTGGAGGGTGGATACAGCACAAGCGGCATGTACCTCCTGAAACCAGAAAAAGGCAACCGACTCATGCAGGTTTGGTGTGACCAGAGACACGACCCTGGTGGTTGGACTGTCATTCAGAGACGTCAGGATGGCTCAGTCAACTTCTTTAGGAACTGGGAGACGTACAAGGTAAAAATAAGTCTGAGTGTAAAATCAAAAAGTTCTGTATGCCTTTAAGATGGTACTGCAATATCGAGCTGCAAAGATGTAAGCATCTATTCTGTGTAAATAGAGATAGGGtgttacattttattaatgACAGACTCAGAATCATTCTTTTAAAACTAGACAAAGAGTCTACAGTCATGCTAGGAGCTCTCCAAGACTGcatgctttgagctaaatgcttatgtcagcatgccaacatgcacacacatatatacatagtTCAAACATCCTGATGTTAACCTGGTATAATggttaccatgttcaccatcttggttCAGCgttttaattatttctgtgAACAAGGTAAACGGCTACGCACAAACCAAagctccatgtccttagttgtgtttgtactgtaatggaaaaccaaccaaaccgagtcgagtcgagtagagctaaaactgtgtaatggaaaagcgccaaaAGTGGTGAGCCGACCGTCCGACTGACACACAGTGGCATCCATAGATACACCAAAGTGCTTAtcaatataaacacacagaatgtgtttgtatgaataGCTCAGTCTTGCAAAGAAGTCAAAAGGGACACGGTCATGCTGGTGATGTATTTtgcaacaatgaaaacaagtaAGAAACTTTAACAAATAAAGTAGGTAACTACCCTACCTCACGTCTCTAAAAAGCATTCTATTAGGGAGCACAAGGTAAGATAAACATAATAATTTGAAGACCTAACATCAGAAGCTCATTTAGGATGTTATACAACCATTTTTACAGGCCAGGTAGTACTTCCTACTGAGATTTTGAACCTTAAAGTGAGGCATACTCAAAATGACAAAGGAAACATCTTGGAAAAACTATCTCCTATATCTACATTTACATGACATAAGATACACTCCCTGATTTTGTTAGTGACTAAGAATACCCTAAATTAACTCTGACCTAACTGAACACCATGAACTGGGTAGAACTTTTGAGAGCAAGCACTGATATCCACACTCTTTAGATAGAATACGGACAGCAGGAAATACACAGACTCTAATTTAACCTTTAAAAGAACACCATAAAAATCATTCAACAAAATTTTCAGACTACTTCAAGAAAGCCATAAAAGTttttgataaaacaaaacactttcatttcaccattgtaacattttgaaaaaattaaatCTATTGAGATTTGAGACCTTTAAGAAATTTCATATATGCTTGTCTTATGTAGAGGGGACTGTGAAGTGCCACATAGGCACACCACAAACCACAATCTGTGTCTCACTACTAACAAACTGCGCTGTTAGTAAAGGGAAGCAAATATTGGAGTGATCTGCCAATTTCACTGAGGGAGTCACACATACACCACTTTTATGGCCCATCTTAAACAATGGCTCAAGGCACATCAGACCTGTGATCACTCTTAACCTGACATGCTGCACAATGAATTGTGTCCTTTTTGTACTTGTATTTTAATAGTGTCACttgtaatgtttctgtcttGGATGGATGTAAGATTAGCATTATTGCTAACTTCAGCATGTTtacttcttgtgtttttatactGACGTTCAGCAATGTGCATTGTCcctatcaaataaacaaataaaattagTATTTCTAATTGGAATCTATATAAACAGAAATTTCAAAACTACCACAGTGATATAAAAAAGCCCTAAAAGTTATATTAAGGATGAAAAAATGCTATTTAGCTCCCACAGCTGAAATCTATCTAACAAAACAAACCGTTTGACCAATCCATTTCATTGTGTAATGTGTGAGTAATCATGTggaaaactcaaacaaaaccaaatctATGAGATCACACCAGCAAAGCTGAAATCAAGTCCAATAAAGTAAACATGCCGTCAGTGTGCTCTCAGCTGCCAGTGCAGTGATCTAAGGACTTCATAACCACATTCTGTTTCCCAGTTACTACAAGTGAAACTTGACTATGTGAAAACACGGGTGTGGGTAAAAGACGGGTAAAATATTTAGTTGCCAAAgcttacacacagacacacacgctccAGTGCGCATGTGCGgaagtatatgctgcctgttacaATTGCTCCTgctcattttcttattttttcttacttttaactatctttttaattatttgttttactttttttgctggtaatatgtttttaagacgttccctctccaatacatgctggtggaaagcgctcttgtcatctttttgctgtgaaagtactactttaactctgccgggtgcagtaaacatatggccgttggtagccgttggtagccgttttggctacacgagtgatcagctgatcgctctgaaacctgctggcatcttgaccacgagatcttcacaaattccagaagaattgtggaggaaaacacaccgaggatgcagaggaaagaagaaccagcggaggagagaaaccagaaggagacaacggaggcatatggaggaaaagaaatataaaccctgtctccccattgttactatgggcaacgtgagatcgctggtaaacaagatggatgagctaacagcgttagccaggagtcagatggagtaccgggagtgtagtttggtgtgctttttggagacatggctgcatcaggacattcccgacgacaatgtttccattggtggcttccaaactgtttgGGCCGACAGAGattgcaccaggagcggtaagcggaaaggaggggggcttgctgttctggtgaacaacaggtagtgcaatcctgctcatattactatcaaggagcgcatctgaagcccggacattgaactgtttgctgttggtcttcgtccacgttgcctgcagttttcacatgttgtcatggtgactgtttacattcctccttctgccaacccaacttcggcgtgtgacgtcatccactctgccatagcccgggtacagactctgctatctctgtcttcaaccatgtcaccatggcaaaggcactgcccaacttcatccagtacgggaactgtttcaccagagaggagaggaccctggactctggactcacctgatttacttttgtgtttgaagtttattcttattcttttgaagctgtgtgtaacaaaaagcaatttccccctggggattattaaaggaattatgattctgattctgattcacaTCCTGTGGCCTAGAGTGAGGAGATCTCAATCTAGATACTATTTTCAGTACTTTAAACTCAAGACCAAAGCACAACTGAGTATTTCCAAGTTGTCCCCAAACCAGATCATTCTTCAACCTCCCCTCAATGAGTCAACAAGGCACTTAAAGCCAATTACGTGCTTACATTTGGCAGGACTGAGGACTATAACTCCTGATTGAATGCGAGAATCACATAATTGAAGACAGGGATTCAGACACAGTGAGCTCTGGTAGAAAGGATCTAAAACACGTCCTGCTATCATGCCACTGCTCTTTGCCTTTTGGTCTGACATCATCTCAGTCTTGTGCAGATGCTTGGAAAACATGGGTGGTTTGTTGTTGAACGTCCAGGGCTCTGTCCAATTGGAGGAATAACAGCATATTTTCttgaaaattttaaaattagaaAATTGCTGTGGCTTTTTCTATTAAATCATATGTTGGGAGCAGAAGAAA from Pempheris klunzingeri isolate RE-2024b chromosome 19, fPemKlu1.hap1, whole genome shotgun sequence includes:
- the LOC139218568 gene encoding angiopoietin-related protein 2-like isoform X2; the protein is MIIPVVVLLVLLLLSGPKSSLQGETEEMGNSDEILEREFIYPPKRQKRAVVSHSASQTDKCSYTFIVPQQKNNGAICVNSKEPEALLQNRVNKQELDLLNTELQKQRRQIEALQQLVEVDGGVINEVKLLRKESRNMNSRVTQLYMQLLHEIIRKRDNALEVSQLETRVLNHTNEMGRLAARYRDLEHKYQHLSALASNQSALLVRLEEHCKWGGYSYSVGQERSRLIHPQPPVMPQHPLQRPAVSPGGYRPYHPPTYTRHTSNPMTNEIQSDQNSKALPAPLPTMPSATYSFTNEPSGPFKDCLEALEGGYSTSGMYLLKPEKGNRLMQVWCDQRHDPGGWTVIQRRQDGSVNFFRNWETYKQGFGNIDGEYWLGLENIYWLTHQGTYKLLVTLEDWTGRKTFAEYASFRVESETNSYRLRVGRYHGNAGDSLTWHNNKEFTTLDRDHDVYTGNCAHYQKGGWWYNACAHSNLNGVWYRGGHYRSRYQDGVYWAEFRGGAYSLKKVTMMIRPNANTFH
- the LOC139218568 gene encoding angiopoietin-related protein 2-like isoform X1, with protein sequence MIIPVVVLLVLLLLSGPKSSLQGETEEMGNSDEILEREFIYPPKRQKRAVVSHSASQTDKCSYTFIVPQQKNNGAICVNSKEPEALLQNRVNKQELDLLNTELQKQRRQIEALQQLVEVDGGVINEVKLLRKESRNMNSRVTQLYMQLLHEIIRKRDNALEVSQLETRVLNHTNEMGRLAARYRDLEHKYQHLSALASNQSALLVRLEEHCKWGGYSYSVGQERSRLIHPQPPVMPQHPLQRPAVSPGGYRPYHPPTYTRHTSNPMTNEIQSDQNSKALPAPLPTMPSATYSFTNEPSVSVAGPFKDCLEALEGGYSTSGMYLLKPEKGNRLMQVWCDQRHDPGGWTVIQRRQDGSVNFFRNWETYKQGFGNIDGEYWLGLENIYWLTHQGTYKLLVTLEDWTGRKTFAEYASFRVESETNSYRLRVGRYHGNAGDSLTWHNNKEFTTLDRDHDVYTGNCAHYQKGGWWYNACAHSNLNGVWYRGGHYRSRYQDGVYWAEFRGGAYSLKKVTMMIRPNANTFH